Sequence from the Pirellulales bacterium genome:
GTGAATGGCGAAAAGCCAAGCGGCATTGCTGTTCCACCGCGTCGCCCGGTGAAGCTATATTTTCCTGTGCGCACAAGCGAATCAGCCCGGTTTAACCACCAAGGGCACGCAGGGCGCGTTATTTATCAACGGGAGCGATCGATGGATTTCGGGCATGTCTGGAAAATCCTGGTTTTGGCAATTGTCCAAGGCGCGGCCGAATTGCTCCCGGTCTCCAGTTCGGCTCATGTGGCGATCGCCGCGAAGCTGATCGGGTTCGATCTGGGCACGGATGCCAAGGCCGACGTGCAATGGGCCTTCCTGCTGATCATGCTTCACACCGGGACGATGTTCTCCGTGCTCGTCTACTTTTGGTCCCGCTGGAAACCGCTCCTCAAGCAGGTCCCCGCGCTGATCCTGGCGACGATCGCAACGGGTGTCGTTGGATTTGGCCTGAAGAAGTTGATCGAGCGCGTCGTGCTGCACGACTCGGCCGGCAATCCGCAAGA
This genomic interval carries:
- a CDS encoding undecaprenyl-diphosphate phosphatase, with the translated sequence MDFGHVWKILVLAIVQGAAELLPVSSSAHVAIAAKLIGFDLGTDAKADVQWAFLLIMLHTGTMFSVLVYFWSRWKPLLKQVPALILATIATGVVGFGLKKLIERVVLHDSAGNPQ